From a region of the Ovis aries strain OAR_USU_Benz2616 breed Rambouillet chromosome 2, ARS-UI_Ramb_v3.0, whole genome shotgun sequence genome:
- the PRSS56 gene encoding serine protease 56: MLLVALLLLLLPLPDPRSAHGHPLYMRVPPSTLQALSAQGTKVLQAAQRSAQWAVNQVVMEIQHRLHECRSSPGRPRPQAPLLKDSPEPGPCGERRPGAVNVTRAHGRIVGGNAAPPGAWPWLVRLQLGGQPLCGGVLVAASWVLTAAHCFAGAPNELLWTVTLAEGSEGEPAEEVQVNRIVPHPKFDPRTFHNDLALVQLWTPVSPTGVARPVCLPQEPQEPPAGTPCAIAGWGALFEDGPEAEAVREARVPLLSADTCRRALGPGLRPSSMLCAGYLAGGIDSCQGDSGGPLTCSEPGPRPREVLYGVTSWGDGCGEPGKPGVYTRVAVFKDWLQEQMSAAPFSREPSCRELLAWDPSEEPQTEAAPPCAFYAHLCLGPAGACARLAHQQCLQRRRRCELRSLAHTLLELLRGAQELFGPRLGVRRLAPAPARPAPSLRDPPRHPSREQRLHSGSPPRATGARFSKRRSERRSEVNGCPGLEPLRQKLATLQGTHAWILQVPPERLAMDFNEVLADLGSKTLTGLFRAWVWAGLGGRHVVFGGLVGLEPATLARSLPRLLLQALQAFRLAALAEAEPEGARKGSRQGRELGRKGHHPFSPHVPPARWP; encoded by the exons ATGCTGCTGGtcgcgctgctgctgctgctgctgcccctcCCAGACCCACGGTCTGCCCACGGGCACCCGCTGTACATGCGCGTGCCCCCCAGCACCCTGCAAG CTCTGTCTGCCCAGGGGACGAAGGTGTTGCAGGCTGCCCAGAGAAGCGCCCAGTGGGCGGTGAATCAGGTGGTGATGGAGATTCAGCACAGGCTGCACGAGTGCCGGAGCT CACCTGGGCGTCCCAGGCCTCAAGCCCCCCTCCTGAAGGATTCACCTGAGCCAG GGCCTTGTGGCGAGAGGCGCCCGGGTGCTGTCAACGTGACGCGGGCGCACGGCCGCATTGTGGGGGGCAACGCAGCACCACCGGGGGCCTGGCCCTGGCTGGTGAGGCTGCAGCTCGGCGGGCAGCCTCTGTGCGGCGGCGTCCTGGTGGCCGCGTCCTGGGTGCTCACGGCGGCGCACTGCTTCGCGGG GGCCCCGAACGAGCTTCTGTGGACGGTAACGCTGGCCGAGGGGTCCGAGGGGGAACCAGCGGAGGAGGTTCAGGTGAATCGCATCGTGCCCCACCCGAAG tttGACCCTCGGACCTTCCACAATGACCTGGCCCTGGTGCAGCTGTGGACGCCGGTGAGCCCGACAGGGGTGGCGCGCCCCGTGTGCCTgccccaggagccccaggagccCCCCGCAGGCACTCCTTGCGCCATCGCGGGCTGGGGTGCCCTCTTCGAAG ATGGGCCAGAGGCCGAGGCGGTGAGGGAGGCCCGTGTGCCCTTGCTCAGCGCCGACACCTGCAGAAGGGCCCTGGGACCAGGGCTACGCCCCAGCAGCATGCTCTGTGCGGGCTACCTGGCCGGGGGCATCGACTCGTGCCAG GGTGACTCGGGAGGCCCCCTGACCTGTTCTGAGCCTGGCCCCCGCCCCAGGGAGGTCCTGTACGGGGTCACCTCCTGGGGGGACGGATGTGGGGAGCCGGGTAAGCCTGGAGTCTACACCCGTGTGGCTGTGTTTAAGGACTGGCTCCAGGAGCAGATGAGCG CCGCCCCCTTCAGCCGCGAGCCCAGCTGCAGGGAGCTTCTGGCTTGGGACCCGTCGGAGGAACCGCAGACAGAGGCCGCCCCACCCTGCGCCTTCTACGCCCACCTATGCCTGGGGCCCGCGGGCGCCTGTGCCCGTCTGGCGCATCAGCAGTGTCTGCAGCGCCGGCGGCGATGTG AGCTGCGCTCGCTGGCGCACACCCTCCTGGAGCTGCTGCGGGGGGCCCAGGAGCTGTTCGGCCCTCGCCTGGGGGTGCGGCGCCTGGCCCCAGCCCCGGCTCGCCCCGCTCCGTCGCTCCGGGATCCTCCCAGGCACCCCTCCCGCGAGCAGCGGCTGCACTCAG GATCGCCTCCCCGGGCTACTGGCGCTCGGTTCTCTAAGCGGAGGTCGGAGCGGCGCAGTGAAGTGAATG GCTGCCCTGGGCTGGAGCCCCTGCGGCAGAAGCTGGCCACCCTTCAGGGCACCCACGCCTGGATCTTGCAGGTGCCCCCGGAGCGCCTGGCCATGGACTTTAACGAG GTCCTGGCAGACCTGGGCTCCAAGACACTGACTGGGCTCTTCCGAGCCTGGGTTTGGGCAGGCTTGGGGGGCCGGCACGTGGTCTTTGGTGGCCTGGTGGGTCTGGAGCCAGCCACGCTGGCCCGAAGCCTTCCCCGGCTGCTGCTGCAGGCCCTGCAGGCCTTCCGCCTGGCAGCCCTGGCGGAGGCAGAGCCCGAGGGAGCCCGCAAGGGTTCAAGGCAGGGCCGAGAGCTGGGGAGGAAGGGGCACCACCCATTCAGCCCTCACGTGCCCCCAGCCAGGTGGCCCTGA
- the CHRND gene encoding acetylcholine receptor subunit delta isoform X2 — MEGSVLTVGLLAALVVCGSWGLNEEERLIRHLFEEKAYNKELRPAVHKEDSVEISLALTLSNLISLKEVEETLTTNVWIEQGWTDSRLQWDAEDFGNISVLRLPADMVWRPEIVLENNNDGSFRISYPCNVLIYPSGYVYWLPPAIFRSSCPISVTYFPFDWQNCSLKFSSLKYTTKEITLSLKQDEEDGRSYPVEWIIIDPEGFTENGEWEIVHRPARVNVDPSAPLDSPNRQDVTFYLIIRRKPLFYVINILVPCVLISFMINLVFYLPADCGEKTSMAISVLLAQSVFLLLISKRLPATSMAIPLIGKFLLFGMVLVTVVVVICVIVLNIHFRTPSTHVLSERVKKLFLETLPEILHMSRPAEDGPSPGALIRRSSSLGYISKAEEYFSLKSRSDLMFEKQSERHGLARRLTTARQPPAGSEQAQQELFSELKPAVDGANFIVNHMKDQNSYNEEKDCWNRVARTVDRLCLFVVTPIMVVGTAWIFLQGAYNQPPAQPFPGDPFSYLEKDKRFI, encoded by the exons ATGGAAGGGTCTGTATTAACAGTGGGGCTGCTGGCTGCCCTGGTCGTGTGCG gcaGCTGGGGTTTGAACGAGGAGGAGCGGCTGATCCGGCACCTGTTTGAGGAGAAGGCCTACAACAAGGAGCTGCGGCCCGCAGTGCACAAAGAGGACAGCGTGGAGATCTCCCTGGCTCTCACCCTCTCCAACCTCATCTCCCTG AAAGAAGTTGAAGAGACCCTCACCACGAATGTGTGGATCGAGCAG GGCTGGACAGACAGCCGGCTGCAGTGGGATGCTGAAGACTTTGGGAACATCAGCGTCCTGCGTCTGCCTGCTGACATGGTGTGGCGCCCAGAGATTGTGCTGGAGAACAA CAATGACGGCTCCTTCCGGATCTCCTACCCCTGCAACGTGCTCATCTACCCCTCGGGCTACGTCTACTGGCTGCCGCCCGCCATCTTCCGTTCTTCCTGCCCCATCTCTGTCACCTACTTCCCCTTCGACTGGCAGAACTGCTCCCTCAAGTTCAG ttCGCTCAAGTACACGACCAAGGAGATCACTCTGAGCCTGAAGCAGGATGAAGAAGACGGCCGCTCCTACCCCGTGGAGTGGATCATCATTGATCCCGAGGGCTTCACAG AGAACGGGGAATGGGAGATAGTGCACCGGCCAGCCAGGGTCAACGTGGACCCCAGTGCGCCGCTGGACAGTCCTAACCGCCAGGACGTCACCTTCTACCTCATTATCCGCCGCAAGCCACTCTTCTATGTCATCAACATCCTGGTGCCCTGCGTGCTCATCTCTTTCATGATCAACCTGGTCTTCTACCTGCCGGCTGACT GTGGCGAGAAGACATCCATGGCCATCTCGGTGCTCCTGGCCCAGTCTGTCTTCCTGCTGCTCATCTCCAAGCGGCTGCCCGCCACGTCCATGGCCATCCCCCTCATCGGCAA GTTCCTGCTCTTTGGCATGGTGCTGGTGACCGTGGTCGTGGTGATCTGTGTCATCGTGCTCAACATTCACTTCCGCACACCCAGCACCCACGTGCTGTCTGAGCGGGTGAAGAAG CTCTTCCTGGAGACCCTTCCCGAGATCCTGCACATGTCCCGCCCAGCGGAGGACGGGCCCAGCCCTGGAGCCCTGATCCGGAGAAGCAGCTCCCTGGGCTACATCTCGAAGGCAGAGGAGTACTTCTCACTCAAGTCCCGAAGTGACCTCATGTTTGAGAAGCAGTCAGAGAGGCATGGGCTGGCCCGGCGCCTCACCACGGCAC GCCAGCCCCCAGCAGGCTCTGAGCAGGCTCAACAGGAGCTCTTCAGTGAGCTGAAACCAGCTGTGGATGGGGCCAACTTCATCGTCAACCACATGAAGGACCAGAACAGTTACAATGAG GAGAAGGACTGCTGGAACCGGGTCGCTCGCACCGTGGACCGACTCTGCCTGTTTGTGGTGACACCCATCATGGTGGTGGGCACAGCCTGGATCTTCCTGCAGGGCGCCTACAACCAGCCTCCAGCTCAGCCTTTCCCTGGGGACCCCTTCTCCTACCTCGAGAAGGACAAGCGCTTCATCTAG
- the CHRND gene encoding acetylcholine receptor subunit delta isoform X1, whose translation MAITLPKASPLHGLLSPPLTRDTLSRHQAHLPTPTAIFSLEGLTPGVPLHAQQDLRAASSLGPCPPPSPGSWGLNEEERLIRHLFEEKAYNKELRPAVHKEDSVEISLALTLSNLISLKEVEETLTTNVWIEQGWTDSRLQWDAEDFGNISVLRLPADMVWRPEIVLENNNDGSFRISYPCNVLIYPSGYVYWLPPAIFRSSCPISVTYFPFDWQNCSLKFSSLKYTTKEITLSLKQDEEDGRSYPVEWIIIDPEGFTENGEWEIVHRPARVNVDPSAPLDSPNRQDVTFYLIIRRKPLFYVINILVPCVLISFMINLVFYLPADCGEKTSMAISVLLAQSVFLLLISKRLPATSMAIPLIGKFLLFGMVLVTVVVVICVIVLNIHFRTPSTHVLSERVKKLFLETLPEILHMSRPAEDGPSPGALIRRSSSLGYISKAEEYFSLKSRSDLMFEKQSERHGLARRLTTARQPPAGSEQAQQELFSELKPAVDGANFIVNHMKDQNSYNEEKDCWNRVARTVDRLCLFVVTPIMVVGTAWIFLQGAYNQPPAQPFPGDPFSYLEKDKRFI comes from the exons ATGGCCATCACCCTCCCCAAAGCGTCCCCATTGCAcggtctcctctctcctcctctgaccCGGGACACCCTCTCCCGGCATCAGGCTCACCTCCCCACTCCCACAGCCATTTTTTCCCTGGAGGGGCTGACCCCCGGGGTCCCACTGCATGCCCAGCAGGACCTCAGGGCAGCGTCCTCCCTGGGCCCctgtcccccaccctccccaggcaGCTGGGGTTTGAACGAGGAGGAGCGGCTGATCCGGCACCTGTTTGAGGAGAAGGCCTACAACAAGGAGCTGCGGCCCGCAGTGCACAAAGAGGACAGCGTGGAGATCTCCCTGGCTCTCACCCTCTCCAACCTCATCTCCCTG AAAGAAGTTGAAGAGACCCTCACCACGAATGTGTGGATCGAGCAG GGCTGGACAGACAGCCGGCTGCAGTGGGATGCTGAAGACTTTGGGAACATCAGCGTCCTGCGTCTGCCTGCTGACATGGTGTGGCGCCCAGAGATTGTGCTGGAGAACAA CAATGACGGCTCCTTCCGGATCTCCTACCCCTGCAACGTGCTCATCTACCCCTCGGGCTACGTCTACTGGCTGCCGCCCGCCATCTTCCGTTCTTCCTGCCCCATCTCTGTCACCTACTTCCCCTTCGACTGGCAGAACTGCTCCCTCAAGTTCAG ttCGCTCAAGTACACGACCAAGGAGATCACTCTGAGCCTGAAGCAGGATGAAGAAGACGGCCGCTCCTACCCCGTGGAGTGGATCATCATTGATCCCGAGGGCTTCACAG AGAACGGGGAATGGGAGATAGTGCACCGGCCAGCCAGGGTCAACGTGGACCCCAGTGCGCCGCTGGACAGTCCTAACCGCCAGGACGTCACCTTCTACCTCATTATCCGCCGCAAGCCACTCTTCTATGTCATCAACATCCTGGTGCCCTGCGTGCTCATCTCTTTCATGATCAACCTGGTCTTCTACCTGCCGGCTGACT GTGGCGAGAAGACATCCATGGCCATCTCGGTGCTCCTGGCCCAGTCTGTCTTCCTGCTGCTCATCTCCAAGCGGCTGCCCGCCACGTCCATGGCCATCCCCCTCATCGGCAA GTTCCTGCTCTTTGGCATGGTGCTGGTGACCGTGGTCGTGGTGATCTGTGTCATCGTGCTCAACATTCACTTCCGCACACCCAGCACCCACGTGCTGTCTGAGCGGGTGAAGAAG CTCTTCCTGGAGACCCTTCCCGAGATCCTGCACATGTCCCGCCCAGCGGAGGACGGGCCCAGCCCTGGAGCCCTGATCCGGAGAAGCAGCTCCCTGGGCTACATCTCGAAGGCAGAGGAGTACTTCTCACTCAAGTCCCGAAGTGACCTCATGTTTGAGAAGCAGTCAGAGAGGCATGGGCTGGCCCGGCGCCTCACCACGGCAC GCCAGCCCCCAGCAGGCTCTGAGCAGGCTCAACAGGAGCTCTTCAGTGAGCTGAAACCAGCTGTGGATGGGGCCAACTTCATCGTCAACCACATGAAGGACCAGAACAGTTACAATGAG GAGAAGGACTGCTGGAACCGGGTCGCTCGCACCGTGGACCGACTCTGCCTGTTTGTGGTGACACCCATCATGGTGGTGGGCACAGCCTGGATCTTCCTGCAGGGCGCCTACAACCAGCCTCCAGCTCAGCCTTTCCCTGGGGACCCCTTCTCCTACCTCGAGAAGGACAAGCGCTTCATCTAG
- the CHRND gene encoding acetylcholine receptor subunit delta isoform X3 translates to MLKTLGTSASCVCLLTWCGAQRLCWRTTMTAPSGSPTPATCSSTPRATSTGCRPPSSVLPAPSLSPTSPSTGRTAPSSSGGEKTSMAISVLLAQSVFLLLISKRLPATSMAIPLIGKFLLFGMVLVTVVVVICVIVLNIHFRTPSTHVLSERVKKLFLETLPEILHMSRPAEDGPSPGALIRRSSSLGYISKAEEYFSLKSRSDLMFEKQSERHGLARRLTTARQPPAGSEQAQQELFSELKPAVDGANFIVNHMKDQNSYNEEKDCWNRVARTVDRLCLFVVTPIMVVGTAWIFLQGAYNQPPAQPFPGDPFSYLEKDKRFI, encoded by the exons ATGCTGAAGACTTTGGGAACATCAGCGTCCTGCGTCTGCCTGCTGACATGGTGTGGCGCCCAGAGATTGTGCTGGAGAACAA CAATGACGGCTCCTTCCGGATCTCCTACCCCTGCAACGTGCTCATCTACCCCTCGGGCTACGTCTACTGGCTGCCGCCCGCCATCTTCCGTTCTTCCTGCCCCATCTCTGTCACCTACTTCCCCTTCGACTGGCAGAACTGCTCCCTCAAGTTCAG GTGGCGAGAAGACATCCATGGCCATCTCGGTGCTCCTGGCCCAGTCTGTCTTCCTGCTGCTCATCTCCAAGCGGCTGCCCGCCACGTCCATGGCCATCCCCCTCATCGGCAA GTTCCTGCTCTTTGGCATGGTGCTGGTGACCGTGGTCGTGGTGATCTGTGTCATCGTGCTCAACATTCACTTCCGCACACCCAGCACCCACGTGCTGTCTGAGCGGGTGAAGAAG CTCTTCCTGGAGACCCTTCCCGAGATCCTGCACATGTCCCGCCCAGCGGAGGACGGGCCCAGCCCTGGAGCCCTGATCCGGAGAAGCAGCTCCCTGGGCTACATCTCGAAGGCAGAGGAGTACTTCTCACTCAAGTCCCGAAGTGACCTCATGTTTGAGAAGCAGTCAGAGAGGCATGGGCTGGCCCGGCGCCTCACCACGGCAC GCCAGCCCCCAGCAGGCTCTGAGCAGGCTCAACAGGAGCTCTTCAGTGAGCTGAAACCAGCTGTGGATGGGGCCAACTTCATCGTCAACCACATGAAGGACCAGAACAGTTACAATGAG GAGAAGGACTGCTGGAACCGGGTCGCTCGCACCGTGGACCGACTCTGCCTGTTTGTGGTGACACCCATCATGGTGGTGGGCACAGCCTGGATCTTCCTGCAGGGCGCCTACAACCAGCCTCCAGCTCAGCCTTTCCCTGGGGACCCCTTCTCCTACCTCGAGAAGGACAAGCGCTTCATCTAG